One part of the Arabidopsis thaliana chromosome 1 sequence genome encodes these proteins:
- the THO2 gene encoding THO2 encodes MGIIKSLIGHFDLDPNRVFDIVLDCFELEQDYDTFLNLIPIFPKSHASQILGFKFQYYQRLEVNSPVPVGLYKLTALLVKEEFINLESIYAHLLPKDEEVFEDYNVSSAKRFEEANKIGKINLAATGKDLMEDEKQGDVTVDLFAALDMESEAVTERLPELENNQTLGLLNGFLSVDDWYHANILFERLAPLNPVAHDQICSGLFRLIEKSITHSYRIARQTRFQSSSSASTVKLTPTANTTANRTYLDLPKEVFQMLVTVGPYLYRNTQLLQKICRVLRAYYLSALDLVRDGSNQEGSAYEVSRGHLKEVRLRVEEALGTCLLPSLQLVPANPAVGHEIWEVMSLLPYEARYRLYGEWEKDDEQNPLLLAARQVAKLDTRRILKRLAKENLKQLGRMVAKLAHANPMTVLRTIVNQIEAYRDMIAPVVDAFKYLTQLEYDILEYVVIERLAQSGRDKLKDDGINLSDWLQSLASFWGHLCKKYPSMELRGLFQYLVNQLKRGQGIELVLLQELVQQMANVQYTENLTEDQLDAMAGSETLRYHATSFGMMRNNKALIKSSNRLRDSLLPNDEPKLAIPLLLLIAQHRSLVVVNADAPYIKMVTEQFDRCHGILLQYVDFLSSAVSPTTAYARLVPSLDELVHTYHLEAEVAFLVFRPVMRLFKCRRNGDVSWPLDSGESMDADSEISESESSMILDVGTSEKAVTWSDVLDTVRTMLPSKAWNSLSPDLYATFWGLTLYDLHVPRNRYESEISKQHTALKTLEEVADNSSSAITKRKKEKERIQESLDRLTGELKKHEEHVASVRRRLSREKDTWLSSCPDTLKINMEFLQRCIFPRCTFSMADSVYCAMFVNMLHSLGTPFFNTVNHIDVLICKTLQPMICCCTEYEVGRLGRFLFETLKIAYHWKSKESVYEHECGNMPGFAVYYRYPNSQRVTFGQFVKVHWKWSGRITRLLIQCLESNEYMEIRNALIMLTKISGVFPVTRKTGINLEKRVAKIKNDEREDLKVLATGVGAALSARKPHWVTDEEFSMGFLELKAPPVHTPKHASSQNGLLVGVSQGEPTGERATVNQQPESGGLGKDQMLKTKPLDGRTESIPSKSDQGHLKSKGGNPLDSQPSISKKSMEQKETDETPRISDENPVKPASKYSEAELKASSKRGASVNKSAKQDFGKDDGKSGKAIGRTSTADKDLNYLESRQSGLTKALSSTAANGSIATGSSKVKDDGAEALDAQKQSSRTVHSPRHEIVTSVRSSDRLQKRANAVEDSERISKRRKGDAEHKEHDSEPRSSDRDRSVEARLDLNKTVTDDQSTHRDQDRSKDKGYERQDRDHRERVDRSDKPRGDDVEKARDKSLERHGRERSVEKGLDKGTTRSYDRNKDERNKDDRSKLRHSEASLEKSHPDDHFHSQGLPPPPPLPPNIIPHSMAAKEDLERRAGGARHSQRLSPRHEEREKRRSEENLSVSVDDAKRRRDDDIRDRKRDDRETITVKGEEREREREREREREKSLPLKEDFEASKRRKLKREQQVPSAEPGEYSPMPHHSSLSTSMGPSSYEGRERKSSSMIQHGGYLEEPSIRLLGKEASSKMARRDPDPIYDREWEDDKRRAERKRRDRK; translated from the exons ATGGGAATTATCAAG TCATTAATTGGGCATTTTGACCTGGATCCAAACCGTGTTTTCGACATT GTTTTAGATTGCTTTGAACTCGAACAAGATTACGACACATTTCTCAATCTAATTCCTATCTTTCCCAAG TCTCATGCTTCACAAATTCTTGGATTTAAATTCCAATACTATCAGAGACTAGAGGTGAATAGCCCTGTTCCAGTTGGGCTCTATAAGCTTACAGCCTTGCTAGTAAAGGAAGAGTTTATCAATCTTGAAAGCAT ATATGCACATCTGCTACCTAAGGACGAGGAAGTTTTTGAGGATTATAATGTTTCTTCTGCAAAGCGGTTTGAAGAG GCCAATAAAATTGGAAAGATTAATCTCGCTGCTACTGGGAAGGATCTTATGGAAGATGAGAAGCAAGGAGATGTCACAGTAGATCTCTTTGCTGCTTTAGACATGGAAAGTGAAGCTGTTACTGAGCGATTACCAGAGCTTGAAAATAATCAGACTCTGGGCCTACTTAATGGTTTCCTCTCTGTGGACGATTG GTATCATGCAAATATCTTGTTCGAGCGTCTTGCACCTCTTAATCCAGTGGCACACGATCAGATCTGTAGTGGGTTGTTTAG GCTTATAGAGAAGTCAATCACTCATTCTTATCGCATTGCTCGTCAGACACGTTTTCAAAGTTCTTCTTCTGCGAGCACAGTTAAGCTCACACCCACTGCTAATACGACAGCTAATAGGACTTATCTAGATCTTCCGAAAGAAGTGTTTCAAATGCTTGTTACTGTTGGACCCTACCTCTACCGCAATACACAATTGTTGCAGAAG ATTTGTAGAGTATTAAGGGCTTACTACTTGTCGGCCTTGGATCTTGTTCGCGATGGGTCAAATCAAGAAGGTAGTGCATATGAAGTTTCTCGTGGGCACCTGAAAGAAGTTAGGTTGAGAGTGGAAGAAGCTCTAGGAACATGTCTTCTGCCATCGTTACAGTTAGTACCTGCAAATCCAGCAGTTGGTCATGAGATTTGGGAAGTGATGAGTCTCCTTCCATATGAG GCTCGTTATCGCTTATATGGTGAGTGGGAAAAGGACGATGAGCAGAATCCTTTGTTGTTGGCAGCAAGGCAAGTGGCAAAG TTGGATACTAGAAGAATTCTGAAACGGCTTGCAAAAGAAAATCTGAAGCAGTTAGGAAGGATGGTGGCAAAACTAGCTCATGCCAATCCCATGACGGTGCTTCGGACAATTGTAAATCAG ATTGAAGCATACAGAGATATGATTGCTCCTGTTGTGGATGCCTTCAAGTACTTGACACAG CTTGAGTATGATATCCTGGAATATGTAGTGATTGAGAGACTGGCACAAAGCGGACGAGATAAACTTAAAGACGACGGGATTAATTTATCAGACTGGCTTCAATCTTTGGCATCCTTTTGGGGTCACCT GTGTAAGAAGTATCCATCAATGGAGTTGAGGGGTCTTTTTCAGTATCTCGTAAACCAGTTAAAGAGGGGCCAAGGGATTGAGCTTGTTCTTCTCCAG GAACTGGTCCAGCAGATGGCAAATGTACAATACACTGAGAACCTTACTGAAGATCAGTTGGATGCCATGGCAGGAAGTGAGACTTTACGTTATCATGCAACATCATTTGGCATGATGCGAAACAACAAG GCACTTatcaaatcatcaaaccgTCTACGAGATTCGTTACTTCCAAATGATGAACCAAAGTTAGCTATCCCCCTTTTGTTACTTATCGCGCAGCATCGTTCTCT AGTTGTGGTGAATGCGGATGCGCCTTATATTAAGATGGTCACTGAACAGTTCGACAGATGTCATGGAATTCTTCTCCAATACGTGGACTTCCTTTCTAGTGCTGTCAGTCCTACTACTGCTTATGCTCGGCTGGTACCTTCGCTTGATGAGCTTGTTCATACATACCATCTCGAAGCAGAG GTCGCATTTTTGGTATTTCGCCCTGTGATGAGGCTCTTCAAGTGTCGACGGAATGGTGATGTTTCATGGCCTTTAGATAGTGGGGAATCTATGGATGCGGATTCTGAAATATCAGAGTCTGAGAGTTCCATGATTCTCGATGTCGGTACATCTGAAAAAGCTGTAAC GTGGTCTGATGTTCTTGATACAGTAAGGACAATGCTGCCCTCAAAAGCTTGGAATAGTCTATCGCCAGACCTCTACGCTACATTTTGGGGGCTTACGCTTTATGATCTCCATGTCCCCAGAAATCGTTATGAGTCTGAGATATCTAAACAGCATACTGCCCTTAAGACACTTGAAGAGGTTGCTGATAATTCTAGCTCAGCAATTaccaagaggaagaaagagaaggaaaggaTTCAAGAGTCTCTTGATCGTCTAACCGGTGAGCTGAAAAAGCATGAAGAACATGTGGCTTCTGTCCGTAGAAGGCTTTCACGTGAAAAGGATACATGGTTGAGCTCCTGTCCAGATACTTTGAAGATTAATATGGAGTTCCTGCAGCGTTGTATTTTCCCTCGTTGCACATTTAGCATGGCAGATTCTGTGTACTGCGCGATGTTTGTAAATATGCTTCACTCGCTTGGAACACCCTTTTTTAACACTGTCAACCACATTGATGTCCTGATATGTAAAACGCTGCAACCAATGATCTGCTGCTGTACTGAATATGAAGTTGGAAGACTGGGgaggtttttgtttgagaCCTTGAAGATTGCATACCACTGGAAG AGTAAAGAATCAGTCTATGAACATGAGTGCGGAAACATGCCAGGGTTTGCTGTTTATTATAGATACCCGAACAGCCAGCGTGTCACATTTGGACAATTTGTGAAG GTACATTGGAAATGGAGTGGAAGAATCACACGACTTTTGATCCAGTGTCTGGAGTCTAATGAGTATATGGAGATTCGTAATGCCCTTAttatgttaacaaaaatatctggTGTTTTCCCAGTTACTCGGAAAACTGGGATAAACCTTGAGAAACGG GTAGCCAAGATTAAAAATGATGAGCGAGAGGACCTTAAGGTCTTAGCAACTGGTGTTGGGGCTGCTCTGTCTGCAAGAAAA CCACATTGGGTTACAGACGAAGAATTTAGCATGGGCTTCCTTGAACTAAAGGCTCCGCCAGTACATACTCCAAAACATGCTTCTTCCCAGAATGGCTTGTTAGTTGGTGTCTCCCAAGGTGAACCAACTGGGGAAAGAGCTACTGTTAACCAGCAGCCTGAGTCTGGTGGATTGGGCAAGGACCAGATGTTGAAAACTAAACCTCTAGATGGAAGAACGGAAAGTATACCTTCAAAATCTGATCAAGGACATCTAAAATCAAAGGGAGGCAATCCATTGGATTCCCAACCATCCATATCTAAGAAGTCAATGGAACAAAAGGAAACAGATGAAACACCCAGAATATCTGACGAGAATCCTGTCAAACCTGCTTCAAAATATTCTGAAGCCGAG TTAAAAGCTTCCTCTAAACGAGGTGCGTCAGTGAACAAATCTGCAAAGCAAGATTTTGGAAAAGATGATGGAAAGTCCGGTAAAGCTATTGGAAGAACATCCACAGCTGACAAAGATCTTAATTATCTGGAGAGCAGGCAATCAGGTTTGACCAAAGCTCTTTCCAGCACAGCAGCCAATGGTAGCATAGCTACTGGGTCGTCCAAAG TAAAAGATGATGGCGCTGAAGCTTTGGATGCACAAAAGCAATCTTCTCGGACTGTTCATTCCCCTAGGCATGAAATTGTCACTTCTGTGAGATCCAGTGATAGGTTACAAAAACGAGCTAATGCTGTTGAAGATAGTGAAAGGATAAGTAAACGTCGTAAAGGAGATGCTGAGCACAAAGAGCATGACAGTGAGCCTCGATCGAGTGACCGAGATAGATCAGTCGAGGCCCGATTggatttaaacaaaacagttACTGATGACCAAAGCACCCATAGGGATCAAGATAGATCAAAGGATAAGGGTTATGAAAGACAGGATCGAGACCACAGAGAAAGAGTCGATCGTTCTGATAAACCTCGTGGAGATGATGTTGAGAAAGCACGAGACAAATCCTTGGAACGTCATGGTAGAGAACGCTCAGTTGAGAAGGGTCTAGATAAAGGAACAACTAGGAGTTATGATAGAAACAAggatgaaagaaacaaagatgataGAAGCAAACTGCGTCATAGTGAAGCATCACTTGAGAAATCTCATCCTGATGACCATTTTCATTCTCAAGGTTTACCCCCACCTCCACCTTTACCTCCTAACATCATTCCACATTCTATGGCCGCAAAAGAAGACCTCGAAAGAAGGGCTGGCGGTGCAAGGCATTCTCAGAGGCTTTCCCCGAGgcatgaagaaagagagaaacgaCGCTCTGAAGAGAATTTATCAGTTTCTGTGGATGATGCAAAACGtagaagagatgatgatatTAGGGACCGAAAGCGAGATGACCGAGAAACAATCACTGTGAAG ggagaagaaagagaaagggaaagggaaagagagagggaaagagaaaaaagcCTCCCTTTGAAAGAGGATTTTGAAGCCTCCAAGAGAAGGAAGCTTAAGAGGGAGCAACAGGTCCCATCTGCAGAGCCAGGAGAATACTCTCCTATGCCACATCATTCGTCTTTATCGACCAGTATGGGACCATCATCGTACGAAGGCAGAGAGCGGAAGAGCAGTAGTATGATTCAACACGGAGGTTATCTTGAAGAGCCAAGCATCAGACTTCTTGGAAAAGAAGCTTCCAGCAAAATGGCTCGTCGTGATCCTGACCC AATCTATGACCGTGAATGGGAAGACGACAAGAGGAGAGCAGAGCGGAAGCGGAGAGATCGGAAGTAG